A section of the Telopea speciosissima isolate NSW1024214 ecotype Mountain lineage chromosome 3, Tspe_v1, whole genome shotgun sequence genome encodes:
- the LOC122655927 gene encoding pentatricopeptide repeat-containing protein At5g64320, mitochondrial yields MLRRSNFTKYVRKNLSAFHKCPCLCMCSSGNSSDSGGDRTCLDESESKNEWERLLRPFDLQELRRSLNWITPERLCKLLELPLDVPTSMAIFDWAGTQKGYSHTFSVYYLLIDKLGAAEEFKTIDRLLLQMKDEGLVFREALFIVIMKWYGRAGFPGQATEVLMEMKDVFGCEPTFRSYNVALELLVAGNCHKTVHVLFKEMLVKDVSPSVFTFGVVIKALCSVNEVDYACSLLREMTKHGCVPNSVIYQTLIHALSKDDRVKEALKLLEEMFLMGCTPDVNTFNDVIHGLCRLGRIHEAAKLVDRMLLRGFSPDSITYGVLMNALCRSGRVDEARALLDKVPAPNVVLFNTLINGYVIVGRFHEAKAVLFENMLPFGCSPDVFTYNILIHGLCKVGCMVSAQELVHEMEIKGCEPNVITYTILIDGFCRQGRLKEVNDVLEEISAKGLGLNTVGYNCLMCALCKKGKIGEAVEIFGRMSSEGCKPDIFTFNSLIHGLCNADRIEEALGVHQDMLLEGVIANNVTYNTLIHAFLRKGALQEALKLVNEMVFRGCRLDVITYNGLIKGLCKAGAVEKGLALFEEMVRKGVTPNNISCNILINGLCKTGRVQTALELLRDMIHRGLTPDIVTYNSLMNGLCKAGHIREALNLLDKLQVEGIAPDTITYNILISWHCKEGMLDEAILILGRGIDSGIIPDARTWNILVNNFVREGERETWTVR; encoded by the coding sequence ATGTTGAGGAGATCAAATTTTACCAAGTACGTCAGGAAAAATCTATCAGCTTTTCACAAATGCCCATGTTTATGCATGTGCTCTTCTGGAAATAGTAGTGATAGTGGTGGTGATCGTACTTGCTTGGATGAATCAGAGAGTAAGAACGAATGGGAAAGATTATTGAGGCCTTTTGACCTTCAAGAGCTTAGGAGATCACTCAATTGGATCACACCAGAGCGGCTGTGTAAGTTACTAGAGCTCCCTCTCGATGTACCCACATCGATGGCCATATTTGATTGGGCTGGCACCCAGAAGGGTTATTCACATACTTTTAGTGTTTATTATTTGCTAATTGATAAGCTTGGAGCTGCAGAGGAATTCAAGACCATTGATAGATTATTGCTGCAGATGAAGGACGAAGGGTTGGTTTTCAGAGAAGCCCTTTTTATAGTGATTATGAAATGGTATGGGAGAGCTGGTTTCCCTGGGCAAGCAACGGAAGTGCTAATGGAGATGAAGGATGTCTTTGGCTGCGAGCCTACTTTCAGATCGTATAATGTTGCTTTGGAGCTACTGGTTGCTGGAAATTGTCACAAAACTGTCCATGTTCTGTTCAAGGAAATGTTGGTTAAGGATGTTTCCCCTAGTGTCTTCACTTTTGGAGTGGTAATTAAAGCCCTCTGTTCAGTGAATGAGGTGGATTATGCCTGCTCACTCCTAAGGGAAATGACAAAGCATGGCTGTGTACCCAATTCAGTAATTTATCAGACTCTGATACATGCCCTCAGCAAGGATGATAGAGTGAAGGAGGCATTGAAGCTCTTGGAAGAAATGTTTCTGATGGGCTGCACACCTGATGTGAATACCTTCAATGATGTTATCCATGGTCTTTGTAGGCTTGGTCGGATACATGAGGCAGCGAAGTTGGTTGATAGGATGCTTCTTCGTGGTTTCAGCCCTGATTCTATAACTTATGGGGTCTTGATGAATGCATTATGTAGAAGTGGCCGGGTTGATGAAGCAAGAGCTCTGTTGGACAAAGTACCTGCGCCTAATGTAGTGTTGTTTAATACCTTGATCAATGGGTATGTGATAGTTGGACGTTTTCATGAAGCCAAAGCtgttctttttgaaaatatgttACCTTTTGGGTGCAGTCCTGATGTGTTCACTTATAACATCCTAATCCATGGTCTATGTAAGGTGGGTTGTATGGTTTCAGCTCAAGAACTAGTGCATGAGATGGAAATCAAAGGCTGTGAGCCCAATGTGATCACGTACACAATTTTGATTGATGGGTTCTGCAGGCAAGGTCGACTCAAAGAAGTCAATGACGTTTTAGAGGAGATATCAGCCAAGGGACTTGGCCTAAACACTGTTGGATACAATTGTCTTATGTGTGCGCTTTGCAAGAAAGGAAAGATTGGTGAGGCGGTAGAAATTTTTGGTAGGATGTCAAGTGAAGGATGCAAACCTGATATATTCACGTTCAATTCTCTAATACATGGTTTATGCAATGCTGACCGCATTGAAGAGGCATTAGGAGTTCATCAGGATATGTTATTGGAGGGTGTAATTGCCAACAATGTAACTTATAATACATTGATTCATGCCTTTTTAAGGAAAGGTGCATTGCAAGAAGCACTGAAGCTAGTCAACGAAATGGTGTTTCGAGGTTGCCGTCTTGATGTCATTACATATAATGGTCTAATAAAGGGGCTCTGCAAAGCAGGAGCTGTTGAGAAGGGTTTGGCGTTGTTTGAAGAAATGGTGAGAAAGGGTGTTACCCCAAATAATATTTCATGCAACATTTTGATCAATGGCCTTTGCAAAACAGGGAGGGTACAAACTGCTCTTGAGCTTTTAAGGGACATGATTCACCGTGGATTGACACCAGATATTGTCACCTATAATAGCCTCATGAATGGTCTTTGCAAGGCAGGACATATTCGGGAGGCTTTGAACCTCTTGGACAAGTTACAAGTTGAAGGGATTGCTCCTGACACTATTACATATAACATTCTAATCAGTTGGCACTGCAAGGAGGGCATGCTTGATGAAGCTATATTAATTCTAGGTAGGGGAATTGACAGTGGAATCATACCTGACGCCAGGACATGGAATATACTGGTTAACAATTTTgttagagagggagaaagggaaACTTGGACAGTGAGGTAG